The sequence below is a genomic window from Nicotiana tomentosiformis chromosome 6, ASM39032v3, whole genome shotgun sequence.
GTTCACTTGAATGGTTCATGTTTTTAGTCAAGTAATACTCAATGTTATAAAGTTTAACTTTTTGTTAGACggcattttatatttatttccACACTTCATGCGGTGGCAATGGGAAACAGGTTTAGGTATGAAAAGAACAGCAATAAGTGGGCAGTGGGTATCATTCCCTTAAGTTTCCTTCGATTTTCCATGCAATTACATATAGAATCCATTTTCATGTGGTGTTTCACTTCCCCCTACCACTCCCTTTAATTTTACCCCATTTAATAGTCTTCTAATGagcaaaacaaagaagaaagtgAAAACTGCCGACTAAGAAATTTGGGAAATCAATTTAACTCCAAACAAGAACTTCCCAAACCCCAGTGGGTCCTGGAATTCAGGATAACGTAGTATAACACAATATTCCTTAGACATATCATGTCTGTAATAATAAAATGAAAGGAGGTTTTCTGAATTTATTTGACCATAAAAGTAAAACATAGACATTTGATGCACCCGTCCGTAAAAGTATAATACCTAtccattttcttcaattaaactcGCTCACATTTTCTTATTAGTTTCACAGACATTTTATTGAACCTAATGAGAGGCGAAAGATTGGAATTCATTTCCTGTTGGCTCCAGAAATAGCTGCCACTACCAGCAGTATATTCTTTTAAAGACGGCATCTGCCATTTCTGTTGAAGGGTCATAGCTAATTACAAGATTCAGGAAGCAAGGTAACACTTCCAGAGAAACTAAAATTCGCTCATATGTACATTTACATTCTgccaaaattgttgacttcagttGCCACAGACCATTTTTACTGCACTTACATTACATTGTGGCATTTTGTTAGAGAGTCTTGCTAGAATGCCAAGCAATGAAGCAAGAAGACTTATTTTTTCTGGAAAGTCACCAAACAAAAGAATGCTAAACAACGGCTGAGAAAGCCGACGAGGATGAGGTATAGCAAGCAAGGATACCAGTGACCAAGATCATAGTTCCTTGACTTTAGTAAACCACATCTTGAGATCAGCCATACACCAGAGTACCTGGAAGCAGAATATAAGAAGAATAGGAACTTTACACTTGAGTGAGTTGAAGAAACATTTTTAGTGCCAAATATCAGATATAAAATTGATTCTGAATGCCTCATGGTTAATTCCAAGCTAATTGTAAACCTAGCAGGAATTGATGATGCTGTGGCAAGATAGTTTTAAAGCATTAAAGAAATAAACCATTCCTTGACATATTATTAGATACAAAGAGAGATAGGATGCACCGGACCTTCTAGCTGTTGCAAGCAAAAATGCTTCTAAAGCCCATTTAGGAAAGCAAAAATTTCCTATTTCTGCCATAAGTGGGTCGCCGTCTTGGTTTGCAATGAGAGTCAAAACGACTGGTAACAAAACTGACCACTGACAGACAAAATTAGTTTGTAAGTATAGAATCACAGTAAAGAGTTCACATATTATATCACTATTAAAGTTCAAAACACCCACCAGTTGGGCTGGACCAGGTTCAAAGTAGATAGCCAAAGCATAAGCTATTCCCGTAACGCAGTATACGAGACAAAGCAAGACAAGGTAATTATCCCAAATAGTGGATCTTGGATTATTGAAGAAATAGAACATTGATAGATAAACTGCAGGCTTTACAATTGTATTGAAATGGTCAAGTGTATCCTTGGCCATAAAGTAAGCCAAGCTGCTCATGCCGGATGCACTCTCTCTCCAGTAGTATACTTTTTCTAGAGCAAATGACCTCAATGCTGCAATCTTGCCAAGGAGAGCTGGAAGTCAGGAATAAACATTATGTTAATTAGACCCGAACAATGTTTTAGCACAAATGAAAAAGGCTAATTTCAGGATTGCCAGTTAAAAACTTTTCATAAAGAATGGGGAAACATCAAGCAAAACAAACTAACATACAATTATCTTTTTCAAGTTTCACGGTTTTCTACCATGTAGACAAGACATACTTCCAGAGAAACAGATACCATGATTAATCATTAATCCAAGTTCTTAATCTTAATACAGTATCCGACTTTAGAATTCATTATAGTGTGAAGAAGATGCTATATTTGCTCACTGCTTGGAAGCTTCTGCTTTTCTTCTCTAACTTTTGCACTTCTACTATTACACTATCTCAGTTTCTGTCATATCTTACCTTTTCTGAGATTCAGGATGCTTTCTCTCTGTTAGTGATAATGACGGGAGTCATGTGACTAGTAATGAAGTTCaaataatagcaaagaactactTTACTCAACTAGAAAAGAAGTTTCCAGCTTGATATAATAATTTACACAGTATGCTAATCTCCAAGAGCAGCATATATTTTATTTGCAAAAACTGTTTCAAATTGTTAGAATGAAAGAAAAAATGGAGTTATTAGTGATGAGTTAGAGATAAACTGCTAAGAGAAATCATGATCTGTGTTTTGCAAATTTCTCAAgcaaaactcaaaatttgatGCACCGTTATAAAACTTATAAAGTTCCTCTTTAACATTTCCCTCTCAAAATTTTggaaataaaagcttacctgtcTTAAACTTCAAAGTTAAATGTCATTTGACCAATTGTACATGCTGAAGCAAAATAAGGCAAGTGTATATATATCTGCTGTCTCAAAGTTTTAACTTACAAACTGCAATGACTGTATAAAGGTAACCCTGTGCTCCGAAGCTTTCATCACTCACTTTAGCAAGTGTTCCTAAACAGATCCCAGCAAGTAATAGTATAAGAAAATCAACTGCCTGCATCTTCGCTTCTCGTAGTCGCTGCTTGCCGAGTCTGACTAATATGCAGAATCAAATTGTTAGTAGATGCCATTCATCGATTATCACAGACAAAATTGAAATATTCATAAAGATAAAAACATACTGTGCACATGTTTTCCTCATAAACTGTGACTAAATACCTCACATAATATTCATAAAACTGCTTGTCTTTAGCTGCTATATAAATATCTATAGCCTAACTATTGGAAAGCACATTGGACAAATTCAAAATATTCGAACACAGGAATTGAAGAGCAAAATAAGTGACTTGCTAGCATATCTTAACAAACAAATAAAAAGAGTACTCCATAATATTAGAAATAAAGGGAGCTAGTCATACCTTCCAAGGAAATACCTATATTGGAGGAGGACACCAGGTGTTTTCCGATTCGACAAGTCCGCTGAGGCCAAAAGTTTGTGCTGTATATGGTCCTTCTTCTGTTCAACATTGGATTTGACATCCGACCACAGCTCTCCTGCAAAAGATAGATCAGGACCAGCCGCTGCAGAACTTCCTCCATGTGCTGAATTATCCCCAGCCAAAGAAGCTGCTGATCCCGAAGAAGCTAGCATGTCTGGTGGTACTGGGTAACCATTATGAAGCATCCATCTAAGAGGAAGATCTTTATAGGTTACTCCTATACTTGCCGGGAGTTTATAAATTCCCTCTAAAATATCAATGAAGTGATCTGGAGGATTAACACGATCTGGGACATTGATTCCAATTCCTGCAAAGTACTCTTCAACTTTGGATACTGGTCCATGGTATGCTGTAAGGCCACCTTTCGCTAGAAGTATCAAATCGTCAAACATCCTGAACAAAGTATAGCTGAAACAAGAGATTTTCTGTCACTTAGTGTGAGGAGAATACAACTTTGGCTAACACGTTTACAATTAGATACAGAACAGGACTATTAATCTAATAAATCAATTACGGCAATCAGCAATTAACAAACAACTATCTGTTACGAAATTACTTCTGCAAACAAAAAGCAGCGAAGATTTTATATTTGAATGTGCAATTAAGGAATGACTTTGTGAGGAAATCTAGTAATAGATATGTTATTCTCTTAAAGAAGTGCTTTAAGATGAGACCCAAAGTCAGAATGTTGTTCCACAATGTAGGAACGGAGAGCAAAATTCTTTTTGGTATGACTGCTGGAAACTATTCATGACCGTGCCTCATGTTTCCAGAGCAAGTATTTCCGGTTGTTatattggaagatattccaaTATATAGCACAATGAGCATTTTGATTGGAAGACCGAAAAGAAGAAAAGTATGACTGCAAACATTACCTTGGTTGGTGAACCACCATGCATATATTCACTCCTTCAAGAGCTTCACGACGAAGTGCTCTAAGCAATAACTGAGAAGAAGAGCTATCCAGACCAGAAGTTGGTTCATCTAAAATTAACAAAGAAGGTTCTATAACCATCTCGAGCCCAACATTTACTCGCTTCCTCTGACCCCCAGAGATGCCTCGCTTCTCCACTGTCCCCACAAGAGAATCTCTCACCTGTTGCAATCCCAGGGACTCTATGACTCTTTCAACAACTAAAACTTTTTCTGGTTTTGGCAAATCAGCAGCCAATCTGGAAGAACAATTCAAATTGACGAGTAGATAAGAATCAATTGCGAAGCTAGTAGTGGCAAACTAGAATTCTAACTGTAACAAACAGAAACAAGAAGCAAGGCTAACTTTTTTCCTGATAGGAGTAATAAAACAAGGTCCTAAGTTTTTTTGTTGTCCTCATATTTGTTCAAATACAATGATATGCATTGGTTTCAGACCTTCGAAATGCATATTTTCATTAATCCATTGCGAAGCATTGAGTTAACAAGTATCTGAGAGTTGCTTCTAAAATGACCATAAGTATCATATAGCAATCCAATAATTAGGACAAAGGAAGCATAACTTTTGAAAACAACAAATTACTGGAGTCTATAGCCTCTGAAGTAGCAGACTCATGGTAGAAGGAAACTTACGAAGAAAAATGCACATAGAAAGAATTGAACCTCGGTAACTTGCAAACATATTTGTCAGAACATGTGGACGACAAACTCAACCTCTAAACCAAACTTAGAGAGAAGTTAAAGATTGACTATTCAACTTGAAATCGAGGACAACTTTAAGTTCAGAAATTACGGCAACTTGGAAGATATTAGTCAGCAATAGCTAAGCTATAGGTAGAGTAGTAACATATCTATTGTAGCATACCTGCATCGAGCACTAAACCAAAGATTCTCCTCTACTGTCAAATTTCCATGTACTATATCATCTTGTGGAACGTAGCCAATGATTTTCTTGTAGGACTGAATAGAGTCAGACTTTTCATTTATGAGAACCGAACCAGTTGTAGTACACCCTGCAGCTTTTCCAGTCAATGCAGAAAGAAATGTTGTCTTTCCAGCCCCAGATGGACCCATAACAGCAGAAACGCGACCAGGCGATAATCTCCCTGTTACACACCTCAATAGATGCTTGTTTTTTCCCTTCAAAGTTAGTGTCAAATCTTGGAAGTAGACCTCAATAGGAGGTCTGGGCCTTGTCTCAAACTCACTTGCCATGTTGATTACTCCAGAAAAGTTCATATCTTTGTTCTGCTCCTGCAGAGCTTTTTCTTTCTCAATTTGCCCATATGCATATCTAAAAATTTGAGTCCTTGAATGCAATTGTTTACCCTtgttctttttaaaatttttatcccCAGTTTCAATGTTGGAACCTTCACTATCAGGGTTCTCTGCAGATTCATTGATCATCTTCTTGAGGTTGTTTTGCTTCTTTGCTTTTGCCTGAGACATACCTGGGGGCAAGGGCAAGCCAGAATCTTTACCAGGTTTATTTTGATCACT
It includes:
- the LOC104085631 gene encoding ABC transporter G family member 28-like isoform X3, whose product is MKSLMLLSISPKTQIFWQHVLERQKQRLCTAAEIKFYSTSLLEVADESGAARSSNYLKPNKNCNLSSWITGCEPGWACSVGKDVKVDFESDKEMPARTLECQSCCEGFFCPHGLTCMIPCPMGAYCPLAKLNTTTGICDPYQYQLPPGETNHTCGGADVWADFISATELFCSAGFYCPTTTQKNPCNKGHYCRAGSTVQTSCYTFATCERQAANQNITAYGIMFFGGIMLILLIIYNCSDQVLSSRERKQAKSREAGARSARESAQAQNRWKSNLASMGSQLSKTFSRRKSTRQDLQKDSDQNKPGKDSGLPLPPGMSQAKAKKQNNLKKMINESAENPDSEGSNIETGDKNFKKNKGKQLHSRTQIFRYAYGQIEKEKALQEQNKDMNFSGVINMASEFETRPRPPIEVYFQDLTLTLKGKNKHLLRCVTGRLSPGRVSAVMGPSGAGKTTFLSALTGKAAGCTTTGSVLINEKSDSIQSYKKIIGYVPQDDIVHGNLTVEENLWFSARCRLAADLPKPEKVLVVERVIESLGLQQVRDSLVGTVEKRGISGGQRKRVNVGLEMVIEPSLLILDEPTSGLDSSSSQLLLRALRREALEGVNICMVVHQPSYTLFRMFDDLILLAKGGLTAYHGPVSKVEEYFAGIGINVPDRVNPPDHFIDILEGIYKLPASIGVTYKDLPLRWMLHNGYPVPPDMLASSGSAASLAGDNSAHGGSSAAAGPDLSFAGELWSDVKSNVEQKKDHIQHKLLASADLSNRKTPGVLLQYRYFLGRLGKQRLREAKMQAVDFLILLLAGICLGTLAKVSDESFGAQGYLYTVIAVSLLGKIAALRSFALEKVYYWRESASGMSSLAYFMAKDTLDHFNTIVKPAVYLSMFYFFNNPRSTIWDNYLVLLCLVYCVTGIAYALAIYFEPGPAQLWSVLLPVVLTLIANQDGDPLMAEIGNFCFPKWALEAFLLATARRYSGVWLISRCGLLKSRNYDLGHWYPCLLYLILVGFLSRCLAFFCLVTFQKK
- the LOC104085631 gene encoding ABC transporter G family member 28-like isoform X1; amino-acid sequence: MCRLKRGNHKNVFVFLAILLTMANSAVGQQANSNNSMGIQLLKSVLASRVKDMGAIMTQKLKGQLDFCIEDVDEEFDAAFNFSENSDFLAACLRTTKGDVQQRLCTAAEIKFYSTSLLEVADESGAARSSNYLKPNKNCNLSSWITGCEPGWACSVGKDVKVDFESDKEMPARTLECQSCCEGFFCPHGLTCMIPCPMGAYCPLAKLNTTTGICDPYQYQLPPGETNHTCGGADVWADFISATELFCSAGFYCPTTTQKNPCNKGHYCRAGSTVQTSCYTFATCERQAANQNITAYGIMFFGGIMLILLIIYNCSDQVLSSRERKQAKSREAGARSARESAQAQNRWKSNLASMGSQLSKTFSRRKSTRQDLQKDSDQNKPGKDSGLPLPPGMSQAKAKKQNNLKKMINESAENPDSEGSNIETGDKNFKKNKGKQLHSRTQIFRYAYGQIEKEKALQEQNKDMNFSGVINMASEFETRPRPPIEVYFQDLTLTLKGKNKHLLRCVTGRLSPGRVSAVMGPSGAGKTTFLSALTGKAAGCTTTGSVLINEKSDSIQSYKKIIGYVPQDDIVHGNLTVEENLWFSARCRLAADLPKPEKVLVVERVIESLGLQQVRDSLVGTVEKRGISGGQRKRVNVGLEMVIEPSLLILDEPTSGLDSSSSQLLLRALRREALEGVNICMVVHQPSYTLFRMFDDLILLAKGGLTAYHGPVSKVEEYFAGIGINVPDRVNPPDHFIDILEGIYKLPASIGVTYKDLPLRWMLHNGYPVPPDMLASSGSAASLAGDNSAHGGSSAAAGPDLSFAGELWSDVKSNVEQKKDHIQHKLLASADLSNRKTPGVLLQYRYFLGRLGKQRLREAKMQAVDFLILLLAGICLGTLAKVSDESFGAQGYLYTVIAVSLLGKIAALRSFALEKVYYWRESASGMSSLAYFMAKDTLDHFNTIVKPAVYLSMFYFFNNPRSTIWDNYLVLLCLVYCVTGIAYALAIYFEPGPAQLWSVLLPVVLTLIANQDGDPLMAEIGNFCFPKWALEAFLLATARRYSGVWLISRCGLLKSRNYDLGHWYPCLLYLILVGFLSRCLAFFCLVTFQKK
- the LOC104085631 gene encoding ABC transporter G family member 28-like isoform X2 is translated as MHQRGVNRHPFAEKLHCIARDEEFDAAFNFSENSDFLAACLRTTKGDVQQRLCTAAEIKFYSTSLLEVADESGAARSSNYLKPNKNCNLSSWITGCEPGWACSVGKDVKVDFESDKEMPARTLECQSCCEGFFCPHGLTCMIPCPMGAYCPLAKLNTTTGICDPYQYQLPPGETNHTCGGADVWADFISATELFCSAGFYCPTTTQKNPCNKGHYCRAGSTVQTSCYTFATCERQAANQNITAYGIMFFGGIMLILLIIYNCSDQVLSSRERKQAKSREAGARSARESAQAQNRWKSNLASMGSQLSKTFSRRKSTRQDLQKDSDQNKPGKDSGLPLPPGMSQAKAKKQNNLKKMINESAENPDSEGSNIETGDKNFKKNKGKQLHSRTQIFRYAYGQIEKEKALQEQNKDMNFSGVINMASEFETRPRPPIEVYFQDLTLTLKGKNKHLLRCVTGRLSPGRVSAVMGPSGAGKTTFLSALTGKAAGCTTTGSVLINEKSDSIQSYKKIIGYVPQDDIVHGNLTVEENLWFSARCRLAADLPKPEKVLVVERVIESLGLQQVRDSLVGTVEKRGISGGQRKRVNVGLEMVIEPSLLILDEPTSGLDSSSSQLLLRALRREALEGVNICMVVHQPSYTLFRMFDDLILLAKGGLTAYHGPVSKVEEYFAGIGINVPDRVNPPDHFIDILEGIYKLPASIGVTYKDLPLRWMLHNGYPVPPDMLASSGSAASLAGDNSAHGGSSAAAGPDLSFAGELWSDVKSNVEQKKDHIQHKLLASADLSNRKTPGVLLQYRYFLGRLGKQRLREAKMQAVDFLILLLAGICLGTLAKVSDESFGAQGYLYTVIAVSLLGKIAALRSFALEKVYYWRESASGMSSLAYFMAKDTLDHFNTIVKPAVYLSMFYFFNNPRSTIWDNYLVLLCLVYCVTGIAYALAIYFEPGPAQLWSVLLPVVLTLIANQDGDPLMAEIGNFCFPKWALEAFLLATARRYSGVWLISRCGLLKSRNYDLGHWYPCLLYLILVGFLSRCLAFFCLVTFQKK